A single Amphiura filiformis chromosome 8, Afil_fr2py, whole genome shotgun sequence DNA region contains:
- the LOC140159617 gene encoding uncharacterized protein, translating to MRRLFQESLDIVDSVIPVNACNATDQGFEILKEILKQMAADILGTRMIPLICQNILDQRRRWYIPSYPVLPWTLFFEKVREIAEKQVQDIENMIDENTVQTVAAYLHDMGEIYVANDESYGACEAMAIMNIQWLCSNVIAKVLAGDEFPAQFQKLPDKPLYSEDELREFLVTGEGLDFELTVLLLEHLKILFTTDDGSYLIPSKLPPSLPLIPIEKSDNVQLYGIRVECADESDMFSPDFFPQIHLHMLECYPESQGKANYSNSAVKFISPVEGMVQKTDMGRAINVAVICKNGTERPKAYSQLQSLKRSIHMYLRQCSPGTVVTWKFLSPKSMKTECNLEKILYYDSDDLHKAEEGNGMVYHSRESHADNMIDVLCQGVDMMFITELGNDHRMLAQIFGIPEDKFLRLVRFCSTTKDRSITDEILREVCATRRRNGHKLTIQEVMTVLKHPGIIGNDDLAKDIESMLIDKGHQVHDDPPYEFGVPDLTLLWRAVLKRTHLDLKRTIKASQLLPYLVGEGSLLSEDDEDEIEIKEKLEGRRKAVDLLLFKLIQLKKPDWHGRFLAGLQQEAPSLAPIVSEARDKLLEEKWFASIPVVSASEQQSATGRYKVMER from the exons ATGAGGCGACTCTTTCAGGAATCTCTTGACATTGTTGACTCTGTGATCCCTGTCAACGCTTGCAATGCTACCGATCAAGGTTTTGAAATACTGAAGGAGATACTGAAACAGATGGCAGCTGACATCCTT GGAACCCGAATGATACCATTGATCTGCCAAAACATATTGGACCAAAGGCGTCGTTGGTACATTCCTAGCTATCCAGTTCTACCATGGACATTGTTCTTCGAGAAAGTTAGGGAGATCGCAGAAAAGCAAGTCCAAGATATTGAAAATATGATTGACGAAAACACCGTACAAACTGTTGCTGCATACCTGCATGACATGGGGGAG ATCTACGTAGCAAACGATGAGAGTTACGGTGCTTGCGAGGCGATGGCCATTATGAACATCCAATGGCTTTGTTCCAACGTCATCGCTAAAGTGTTAGCGGGCGATGAGTTTCCAGCACAGTTCCAGAAACTACCAGACAAACCTCTGTACAGCGAAGACGAATTACGCGAATTCCTGGTAACTGGCGAAGGGCTTGACTTTGAGCTTACTGTGTTGCTTCTGGAACACCTCAAGATTCTCTTCACCACCGATGACGGGAGCTATTTGATTCCATCCAAACTACCACCATCATTGCCACTTATCCCGATAGAGAAGAGCGACAACGTGCAGCTTTATGGTATTCGCGTCGAGTGTGCTGACGAGTCAGACATGTTCTCACCAGATTTCTTCCCGCAGATCCACCTTCATATGCTAGAGTGTTATCCTGAATCACAAGGAAAAGCCAACTACTCAAATTCCGCCGTCAAATTCATTTCTCCAGTTGAAGGGATGGTGCAGAAGACGGACATGGGGAGAGCCATAAATGTTGCTGTTATATGCAAAAATGGAACCGAGAGACCAAAAGCATATTCTCAACTACAATC GTTGAAGAGATCCATCCACATGTATCTTCGTCAGTGTTCACCAGGAACAGTTGTCACTTGGAAGTTCCTTAGCCCCAAGTCAATGAAAACTGAGTGCAATCTGGAGAAGATTCTGTACTATGATTCCGATGATTTGCATAAGGCTGAAGAAGGAAACGGTATGGTGTATCATTCACGAGAGTCTCACGCTGACAACATGATCGACGTCCTTTGCCAG GGTGTCGATATGATGTTTATCACCGAACTCGGAAACGACCACCGGATGCTCGCACAAATATTTGGCATTCCTGAAGACAAATTTCTTCGGCTTGTTCGATTTTGTTCAACGACAAAGGATCGTTCGATTACTGACGAAATACTTAGA GAAGTATGTGCCACTCGTAGGCGTAATGGCCACAAGCTGACAATTCAAGAGGTGATGACGGTACTGAAACACCCAGGCATTATTGGCAACGATGACTTAGCAAAAGACATTGAGTCGATGCTGATTGATAAAGGACATCAA GTTCATGATGACCCACCATATGAATTTG GTGTTCCTGATTTGACTCTTCTTTGGCGTGCAGTTTTGAAACGCACCCACCTAGACCTAAAGCGCACCATCAAAGCGAGTCAACTGCTTCCATACTTGGTGGGTGAAGGTTCTCTGTTatctgaagatgatgaagacGAAATCGAGATCAAAGAGAAACTTGAAGGGCGCCGGAAAGCTGTAGATCTTCTCTTGTTTAAACTCATTCAGTTAAAGAAACCAGATTGGCATGGGAGGTTTTTAGCTGGACTCCAACAAGAAGCTCCATCATTGGCACCGATTGTTTCTGAAGCACGGGACAAGCTCCTGGAAGAGAAATGGTTTGCTTCCATTCCGGTTGTGTCCGCATCAGAACAACAGAGTGCGACCGGTAGGTATAAAGTAATGGAGAGATAG
- the LOC140159618 gene encoding uncharacterized protein, with the protein MGTSWPQHLMQALQAQKQYDYMQYLYEEYQAFLKLQEDQSETEETVQQPKVPHKPQKSVDEIAVDLQHMYIWEKVVDLKMVMLREIASEAIIRTLSTHMPDFLQMYKREFTARKSSDGETRAVRWIMDRLQKCKDGRWPGALLDILQCNHALLDEVRREFWRIHDKGCSCDEASQEDETA; encoded by the exons ATGGGTACCTCTTGGCCGCAGCATCTAATGCAAGCTCTTCAGGCACAGAAGCAGTATGACTATATGCAGTACTTGTATGAGGAATACCAAGCTTTTCTAAAACTACAAGAAGACCAATCGGAGACGGAGGAAACGG TCCAGCAACCGAAAGTTCCTCACAAGCCTCAGAAGTCGGTAGACGAAATAGCAG TCGATCTTCAGCACATGTACATCTGGGAAAAGGTTGTTGATCTGAAGATGGTAATGCTTCGTGAGATAGCCTCTGAAGCAATCATCCGAACCTTATCCACCCATATGCCAGACTTCCTCCAGATGTACAAACGTGAATTCACTGCCAGGAAATCATCTGATGGAGAGACAAGGGCAGTGAGATGGATCATGGATCGACTACAAAAGTGTAAAGATGGCAGATGGCCTGGAGCACTTTTAGACATCTTACAATGTAATCATGCATTACTTGATGAGGTTCGAAGAGAATTCTGGAGAATTCACGACAAAG GTTGTTCATGCGATGAGGCATCTCAGGAGGATGAAACTGCATAG